The proteins below come from a single Phycisphaerae bacterium genomic window:
- a CDS encoding DUF1559 domain-containing protein — protein MISDFEFRISDLRKTRQRRLVIRPTETPIDAIRGHFPSRRSSTRVSNPKSFTLIELLVVVAIIAVLVAILLPALAQARDAAKTIQCKNNLRQLGLAMVVYQQDFKYVPYFFGSLTDPDKWADRYIADRKLVVCPADPWGGFEPYNGGSWIDPKYNYFEQRWSWDAPCSYWNLLNHQANWMGNWGAAYALMIEYSGSASGANGLDVGQECTYIRCMNYDTIRHSNLTSIHLAPSGRVAEYRTSNSDPYWQWDWPEWYRMDLY, from the coding sequence ATGATCTCGGATTTCGAATTTCGAATTTCGGATTTGCGGAAGACCCGCCAACGTCGGCTGGTAATTCGACCGACTGAGACGCCCATTGATGCCATCCGTGGCCACTTTCCCTCACGGCGCTCATCCACCCGCGTTTCAAATCCGAAATCCTTCACCCTGATCGAACTCCTGGTGGTCGTCGCCATCATCGCCGTACTGGTGGCCATTCTGCTTCCGGCCCTGGCCCAGGCACGCGATGCGGCCAAGACCATCCAGTGCAAAAACAACCTGCGCCAGTTGGGGCTGGCGATGGTGGTGTACCAGCAGGATTTCAAGTACGTTCCGTACTTCTTCGGTTCGTTGACCGACCCGGACAAGTGGGCGGATCGCTACATTGCGGATCGGAAACTCGTGGTCTGCCCGGCCGACCCGTGGGGCGGATTCGAGCCCTACAACGGCGGCTCGTGGATCGATCCCAAGTACAACTACTTCGAACAGCGATGGAGTTGGGACGCTCCATGCTCATACTGGAACTTACTGAACCATCAGGCGAACTGGATGGGGAACTGGGGTGCGGCCTACGCCCTGATGATCGAATACAGCGGCAGCGCAAGCGGCGCCAACGGGCTGGATGTCGGCCAGGAGTGCACGTATATCCGCTGCATGAACTACGATACGATTCGCCACTCAAACCTCACATCGATCCACCTGGCCCCATCCGGCCGGGTTGCGGAATACCGCACATCCAACTCGGACCCCTACTGGCAGTGGGACTGGCCCGAGTGGTATCGCATGGACCTCTACTGA
- a CDS encoding sialate O-acetylesterase has translation MTATRGALAIAAIALAASTAAADLRVAAVFDDHMVLQQQMPVPVWGWADPGQSVTVSFARSEVQAVADEAGRWRVNLSAMPASAEPQDLTVVSGGRKLVCRDVLVGEVWLAAGQSNMDWPVSECLNAEAEIASADHPRIRYLKIPHRIAGVPLDDLDFSSASAETTTAPAAPKWRVCSPATVGSFDGVGYFFARFLHRELDVPVGVINVAWGGTHINGFIPLAGYEAEPGLSNELNWFRETKAEYRQARDHYVAAMDRWLTEAKSNRAAGRPVPDPLPLAWPADPIAANRHLPTALCNAMIHPLVPAARRGAIWYQGEMNLIDGLFYFVRMKGLIAGLRAVWNQPDMPFYYVQIAPGADSMPWRLPLLWEAQAKVMTEVPHTGMAATMDIGDLDSVHPRNKQDVGRRLGLWALARTYGRENLVCCGPIYDSMTIEGDRIRLRFRHTGSGLASRDGQPLSWFTIAGPDNSFVSAQAEIDGHTVIVRHKDIANPTAVRFAWHTQAQPNLINKEGLPAIPFRTDSPPLESFYHWRGPASPCTPED, from the coding sequence GTGACAGCGACACGCGGCGCATTGGCGATTGCGGCAATCGCGCTGGCGGCCTCGACCGCCGCAGCCGATCTGCGGGTCGCCGCCGTCTTCGACGACCACATGGTCCTCCAGCAGCAGATGCCCGTCCCCGTCTGGGGATGGGCCGACCCGGGCCAGAGCGTCACCGTCTCATTCGCCAGGTCTGAAGTCCAGGCCGTCGCCGACGAAGCCGGACGATGGCGGGTGAACCTCTCGGCGATGCCCGCCTCCGCCGAGCCGCAAGACCTCACCGTCGTCAGCGGCGGACGGAAGCTCGTTTGCCGCGACGTCCTGGTCGGCGAAGTCTGGCTGGCCGCCGGTCAGTCCAACATGGATTGGCCCGTCTCCGAGTGCCTCAACGCCGAAGCCGAGATCGCCTCCGCTGATCATCCGCGGATCCGCTACCTCAAGATTCCCCACCGCATCGCCGGAGTACCACTCGACGACCTCGACTTCTCATCCGCCTCGGCGGAGACGACCACCGCGCCCGCTGCGCCCAAATGGCGGGTCTGCTCGCCCGCGACCGTCGGCAGCTTCGACGGCGTCGGCTACTTCTTCGCTCGGTTTCTCCACCGCGAGCTGGATGTGCCCGTCGGCGTCATCAACGTCGCGTGGGGCGGCACGCACATCAACGGCTTTATCCCGCTGGCCGGCTACGAAGCCGAACCGGGTTTGTCCAACGAGTTGAACTGGTTCCGCGAAACCAAGGCCGAGTACCGTCAAGCCCGCGACCACTACGTCGCCGCGATGGACCGCTGGCTCACCGAAGCCAAGTCCAACCGCGCCGCCGGCCGGCCCGTGCCCGATCCGCTGCCACTCGCGTGGCCCGCCGATCCGATCGCCGCCAACCGCCACCTGCCCACCGCCCTCTGCAACGCGATGATCCACCCCCTCGTCCCAGCCGCGCGCCGCGGCGCGATCTGGTACCAGGGCGAGATGAACCTGATCGACGGCCTGTTCTACTTCGTCCGCATGAAGGGCCTGATCGCGGGCCTGCGAGCGGTCTGGAACCAGCCGGACATGCCGTTCTATTACGTCCAGATCGCACCCGGCGCCGACTCGATGCCCTGGCGGCTGCCGCTGCTGTGGGAGGCCCAAGCCAAGGTCATGACCGAAGTGCCACATACCGGCATGGCCGCCACGATGGACATCGGCGATCTCGACAGCGTCCATCCTCGTAACAAGCAGGACGTCGGCCGCCGGCTTGGCCTCTGGGCTCTGGCCCGAACCTACGGCCGCGAGAACCTCGTCTGCTGCGGCCCGATCTACGATTCGATGACCATCGAAGGCGATCGCATCCGCCTGCGATTCCGCCATACCGGCTCGGGCCTCGCCTCGCGCGACGGTCAGCCGCTCTCATGGTTCACCATCGCCGGCCCCGACAACAGCTTCGTCTCCGCCCAAGCCGAAATCGACGGCCACACCGTCATCGTCCGGCACAAGGACATCGCGAATCCCACCGCCGTCCGCTTCGCCTGGCACACCCAAGCCCAACCCAACCTCATCAATAAAGAAGGCCTTCCCGCGATCCCCTTCCGCACCGACTCGCCGCCGCTCGAGTCGTTCTATCACTGGCGCGGACCTGCCAGCCCCTGCACACCCGAAGACTAA